The following proteins are co-located in the Neodiprion virginianus isolate iyNeoVirg1 chromosome 6, iyNeoVirg1.1, whole genome shotgun sequence genome:
- the LOC124307566 gene encoding gamma-tubulin complex component 2-like isoform X2 — protein MSEFKLHHLVGELLEILGSSSAPEKYVEELQKRCSRSSDLAISNVATQSCVRKLAKNAPDPDLFLQKYEELKSKNVDLLGPFMQLLDLISADKNLKDHLGKNALSTNLSNTKSSTITREDVPQICKNVIKAAVEGERKLNKQISMTDKRNDPPLVSQNWVVDRPRFSWDFPSDLSVTFCQKVVPAASQETILLWDILCCLKGMDGSYITSEPLANPYDVRSFVISQDVGTSYKQLAQQILPLASHYSMTVRFIEEKVLPEDGQVNHALRGALNCLLKDYLLFIVQLEAEHIRGKLNLQKLWFYIQPTMATMAILAHITSTICKASAKGGKVLSLLHEHMNDISGEAKSKELCLFLIRAASVPYMQTLEKWVYKGVISDPYQEFLVEDNELIQREELPMDYSADYWEKRYTVRHERIPVFLSEHAQTILRTGKYLNVIRQCGKTVQWGKQEPLEYQHRGQKYIAAIDRAYSEAARTLLEVLIHENDLMGRLRSVKNYFLLAQGDFVVQFMNLCEGELAKNMYDIVIHRLASLLELALRMSTADCDPYKDDLKPELLPHDLQFQMFRILSIQTQGEKDFCSQVDTALTGLEAFVFNYDVKWPVSLIINRKAIACYQMIFRHLFYCKHIERLLCRVWISNKIAKTFTCEAAMAYRQAFSLRQRMLDCIQHLEYYMMVEVIEPNWLTFLNKMSKVSNVDDVLSVHQDLLDNCLKECMLTDPVLLACITSLCAVCVEFCNFMQNDAESTLGAEEGSFEERITKLDTRFMEVLVRLLDRIRDLGREIDNEKLLNVLCRLDFNMFYTEMLSRQGMEKTTRQQDISG, from the exons ATGAGCGAGTTCAAGTTACATCATTTGGTTGGAGAACTTTTAGAGATACTTGg GTCCTCGTCAGCCCCTGAGAAATATGTAGAAGAACTTCAGAAGCGATGCAGCCGATCCTCAGATCTTGCAATAAGCAATGTCGCAACTCAGAGCTGCGTTCGCAAGCTTGCTAAAAATGCACCGGATCCAGATCTCTTTTTACAAAAATACGAAGAATTGAAGTCTAAAAA CGTCGACCTATTGGGTCCCTTTATGCAGCTACTTGATTTAATATCAGCAGATAAAAACTTAAAGGATCACTTGGGAAAGAATGCATTGTCTACTAATTTAAGTAATACCAAAAGTTCAACGATAACTCGAGAGGATGTTCCACAG atttgtaaaaatgttattaaaGCTGCCGTCGAGGGTGAAAggaaattgaacaaacaaatCAGCATGACCGACAAGCGGAATGACCCTCCTCTTGTCTCACAAAACTGGGTCGTAGATCGACCTCGTTTTTCTTGGGATTTTCCTTCAGATTTATCTGTTACTTTCTGTCAGA AAGTTGTACCAGCTGCATCACAAGAAACAATACTACTCTGGGATATATTGTGTTGTTTAAAAGGGATGGATGGTTCGTACATCACTTCTGAGCCCCTTGCAAATCCTTATGATGTTCGATCTTTTGTAATCTCACAAGACGTAG gTACCTCATATAAGCAGTTAGCACAACAAATATTACCATTGGCTTCACATTACTCAATGACTGTTAGATTTATAGAGGAAAAAGTTCTGCCTGAAGACGGTCAAGTTAATCACGCTTTGCGAGGAGCATTGAATTGTCTGCTAAAAGATTATTTG CTCTTCATTGTACAATTGGAAGCCGAACATATTCGTGGCAAACTCAACTTACAGAAGTTATGGTTTTACATCCAGCCGACCATGGCTACCATGGCAATTCTTGCACATATCACGTCGACCATATGCAAG GCGAGTGCCAAAGGTGGCAAAGTCTTGAGCTTGCTACACGAACACATGAATGATATCAGTGGAGAAGCTAAGTCAAAGGAATTATGTTTGTTCCTTATTCGTGCAGCTAGCGTTCCCTACATGCAAACGCTAGAAAAATGGGTCTACAAGGGTGTTATAAGTGATCCGTATCAAGAA TTTCTAGTTGAGGATAATGAACTCATACAGCGTGAAGAACTGCCAATGGATTATTCTGCCGATTACTGGGAAAAGAGATACACTGTGAGGCACGAAAGAATTCCAGTATTCCTCAGCGAACATGCCCAAACAATTTTGAGAactggaaaatatttaaatgttATCAGGCAATGTG GTAAGACAGTTCAATGGGGAAAGCAAGAACCACTTGAATATCAACACCGTGGACAAAAGTATATTGCTGCTATTGACAGGGCTTATTCTGAAGCTGCGCGAACGCTATTGGAAGTCCTTATTCACGAAAACGACCTGATGGGACGGCTTCGAAGCGTTAAGAATTACTTTCTGTTGGCTCAAGGGGATTTCGTG GTTCAATTTATGAATCTGTGTGAAGGGGAATTGGCAAAAAATATGTACGACATTGTGATTCATCGGCTAGCTTCTCTCCTAGAATTGGCTTTGCGCATGTCGACTGCAGATTGTGATCCATACAAAGATGATTTGAAGCCAGAACTCTTACCCCAcgatttacaatttcaaatgtTCCGAATCCTTTCCATACAAACACAAGGGGAGAAAG ATTTTTGTTCTCAAGTTGATACGGCATTAACTGGATTAGAAGCCTTTGTATTCAACTATGACGTCAAGTGGCCAGTTTCTCTAATTATAAACAGAAAAGCAATAGCCTGCTATCAGATGATATTTAGACATTTATTTTACTGCAAACATATTGAAAGGCTATTATGTAG agTATGGATTAGCAATAAAATAGCAAAAACGTTTACGTGTGAAGCTGCAATGGCATATCGTCAAGCATTTTCCCTGAGACAACGTATGCTTGACTGTATACAACACTTGGAATATTATATGATGGTTGAAGTTATAGAGCCGAACTGGCTCACATTTCTCAACAAAATGAGCAAG GTCAGCAACGTGGATGATGTTTTGAGCGTGCATCAGGATTTACTGGATAACTGTCTCAAGGAGTGCATGTTAACGGATCCAGTTTTATTGGCATGCATCACGAGTCTCTGTGCTGTATGCGTCGAATTCTGCAATTTCATgcag AATGATGCTGAATCAACTCTCGGAGCAGAAGAGGGCAGTTTTGAAGAGCGAATAACAAAACTGGACACTAGATTTATGGAGGTTCTTGTTCGTCTTCTTGATAGAATCCGTGACTTGGGCCGTGAAATTGATAATGAAAAGTTACTGAACGTTTTGTGCCG ATTGGATTTCAACATGTTTTATACGGAAATGCTGTCAAGGCAGGGTATGGAAAAAACTACACGGCAACAAGACATTTCTGGTTGA
- the LOC124307566 gene encoding gamma-tubulin complex component 2-like isoform X1: protein MSEFKLHHLVGELLEILGSSSAPEKYVEELQKRCSRSSDLAISNVATQSCVRKLAKNAPDPDLFLQKYEELKSKNVDLLGPFMQLLDLISADKNLKDHLGKNALSTNLSNTKSSTITREDVPQICKNVIKAAVEGERKLNKQISMTDKRNDPPLVSQNWVVDRPRFSWDFPSDLSVTFCQKVVPAASQETILLWDILCCLKGMDGSYITSEPLANPYDVRSFVISQDVGTSYKQLAQQILPLASHYSMTVRFIEEKVLPEDGQVNHALRGALNCLLKDYLLFIVQLEAEHIRGKLNLQKLWFYIQPTMATMAILAHITSTICKASAKGGKVLSLLHEHMNDISGEAKSKELCLFLIRAASVPYMQTLEKWVYKGVISDPYQEFLVEDNELIQREELPMDYSADYWEKRYTVRHERIPVFLSEHAQTILRTGKYLNVIRQCGKTVQWGKQEPLEYQHRGQKYIAAIDRAYSEAARTLLEVLIHENDLMGRLRSVKNYFLLAQGDFVVQFMNLCEGELAKNMYDIVIHRLASLLELALRMSTADCDPYKDDLKPELLPHDLQFQMFRILSIQTQGEKDFCSQVDTALTGLEAFVFNYDVKWPVSLIINRKAIACYQMIFRHLFYCKHIERLLCRVWISNKIAKTFTCEAAMAYRQAFSLRQRMLDCIQHLEYYMMVEVIEPNWLTFLNKMSKVSNVDDVLSVHQDLLDNCLKECMLTDPVLLACITSLCAVCVEFCNFMQQMSRYYVDAELTSMIGSCQDDVGDCDSENDAESTLGAEEGSFEERITKLDTRFMEVLVRLLDRIRDLGREIDNEKLLNVLCRLDFNMFYTEMLSRQGMEKTTRQQDISG, encoded by the exons ATGAGCGAGTTCAAGTTACATCATTTGGTTGGAGAACTTTTAGAGATACTTGg GTCCTCGTCAGCCCCTGAGAAATATGTAGAAGAACTTCAGAAGCGATGCAGCCGATCCTCAGATCTTGCAATAAGCAATGTCGCAACTCAGAGCTGCGTTCGCAAGCTTGCTAAAAATGCACCGGATCCAGATCTCTTTTTACAAAAATACGAAGAATTGAAGTCTAAAAA CGTCGACCTATTGGGTCCCTTTATGCAGCTACTTGATTTAATATCAGCAGATAAAAACTTAAAGGATCACTTGGGAAAGAATGCATTGTCTACTAATTTAAGTAATACCAAAAGTTCAACGATAACTCGAGAGGATGTTCCACAG atttgtaaaaatgttattaaaGCTGCCGTCGAGGGTGAAAggaaattgaacaaacaaatCAGCATGACCGACAAGCGGAATGACCCTCCTCTTGTCTCACAAAACTGGGTCGTAGATCGACCTCGTTTTTCTTGGGATTTTCCTTCAGATTTATCTGTTACTTTCTGTCAGA AAGTTGTACCAGCTGCATCACAAGAAACAATACTACTCTGGGATATATTGTGTTGTTTAAAAGGGATGGATGGTTCGTACATCACTTCTGAGCCCCTTGCAAATCCTTATGATGTTCGATCTTTTGTAATCTCACAAGACGTAG gTACCTCATATAAGCAGTTAGCACAACAAATATTACCATTGGCTTCACATTACTCAATGACTGTTAGATTTATAGAGGAAAAAGTTCTGCCTGAAGACGGTCAAGTTAATCACGCTTTGCGAGGAGCATTGAATTGTCTGCTAAAAGATTATTTG CTCTTCATTGTACAATTGGAAGCCGAACATATTCGTGGCAAACTCAACTTACAGAAGTTATGGTTTTACATCCAGCCGACCATGGCTACCATGGCAATTCTTGCACATATCACGTCGACCATATGCAAG GCGAGTGCCAAAGGTGGCAAAGTCTTGAGCTTGCTACACGAACACATGAATGATATCAGTGGAGAAGCTAAGTCAAAGGAATTATGTTTGTTCCTTATTCGTGCAGCTAGCGTTCCCTACATGCAAACGCTAGAAAAATGGGTCTACAAGGGTGTTATAAGTGATCCGTATCAAGAA TTTCTAGTTGAGGATAATGAACTCATACAGCGTGAAGAACTGCCAATGGATTATTCTGCCGATTACTGGGAAAAGAGATACACTGTGAGGCACGAAAGAATTCCAGTATTCCTCAGCGAACATGCCCAAACAATTTTGAGAactggaaaatatttaaatgttATCAGGCAATGTG GTAAGACAGTTCAATGGGGAAAGCAAGAACCACTTGAATATCAACACCGTGGACAAAAGTATATTGCTGCTATTGACAGGGCTTATTCTGAAGCTGCGCGAACGCTATTGGAAGTCCTTATTCACGAAAACGACCTGATGGGACGGCTTCGAAGCGTTAAGAATTACTTTCTGTTGGCTCAAGGGGATTTCGTG GTTCAATTTATGAATCTGTGTGAAGGGGAATTGGCAAAAAATATGTACGACATTGTGATTCATCGGCTAGCTTCTCTCCTAGAATTGGCTTTGCGCATGTCGACTGCAGATTGTGATCCATACAAAGATGATTTGAAGCCAGAACTCTTACCCCAcgatttacaatttcaaatgtTCCGAATCCTTTCCATACAAACACAAGGGGAGAAAG ATTTTTGTTCTCAAGTTGATACGGCATTAACTGGATTAGAAGCCTTTGTATTCAACTATGACGTCAAGTGGCCAGTTTCTCTAATTATAAACAGAAAAGCAATAGCCTGCTATCAGATGATATTTAGACATTTATTTTACTGCAAACATATTGAAAGGCTATTATGTAG agTATGGATTAGCAATAAAATAGCAAAAACGTTTACGTGTGAAGCTGCAATGGCATATCGTCAAGCATTTTCCCTGAGACAACGTATGCTTGACTGTATACAACACTTGGAATATTATATGATGGTTGAAGTTATAGAGCCGAACTGGCTCACATTTCTCAACAAAATGAGCAAG GTCAGCAACGTGGATGATGTTTTGAGCGTGCATCAGGATTTACTGGATAACTGTCTCAAGGAGTGCATGTTAACGGATCCAGTTTTATTGGCATGCATCACGAGTCTCTGTGCTGTATGCGTCGAATTCTGCAATTTCATgcag CAAATGAGCCGGTACTATGTTGACGCTGAACTGACTTCAATGATTGGATCCTGTCAAGATGACGTCGGTGACTGTGATTCTGAG AATGATGCTGAATCAACTCTCGGAGCAGAAGAGGGCAGTTTTGAAGAGCGAATAACAAAACTGGACACTAGATTTATGGAGGTTCTTGTTCGTCTTCTTGATAGAATCCGTGACTTGGGCCGTGAAATTGATAATGAAAAGTTACTGAACGTTTTGTGCCG ATTGGATTTCAACATGTTTTATACGGAAATGCTGTCAAGGCAGGGTATGGAAAAAACTACACGGCAACAAGACATTTCTGGTTGA
- the LOC124307565 gene encoding transient receptor potential cation channel protein painless produces the protein MDTADQVMELQVFQSQGPGPHKLLLEYLKNRHYAAFKSLATKSLKKNPPSIDMDHVYPYPLDKTLLDIACSNGLDDFVELILNLGANPNKENVVHQRSPLHFAAEAGHAGVLKILLSNPAIKPNLEVARQTALHIAVNKRNVECVEVLLEYNASPNIANSKGLTPTHLAAASRQEAVIDLIFSKSKCPPDIDSFKDFRRRTTRQILEQELPHISLPPVIDRKMDVTDLKYFLDCNDEESYLQHAENVELTHEEMIDLLKIAVRQNLPGVVKSLAKNEIVGDRGILAEAAENAVVRGHYKVLKELFDAGAERSGNLLIKGCQELGSHAVRGSDRMACLRLILAKPVNVRDVDEKGNTALHYAARAESSEIISELLKSGSYIGHQNDLGIPPIANISPESMSRYLDDCLQTTKEHTDDYEDYEIEFNYQCLAPHGFIRNQDSEHLLEKGHVNYKRICMEMQPFLYIANSNSHRHLLKHPILSSFLYLKWQRISPILYANFIFYVIFYLIFNAYILSMTFSSGDPEKETESTSYNGNDTESDISLAKWQQNGTLWTFTAIALMILILRELLQLVSSPWNYFFSSENWLELLLVCLGVALLGGPEPCTGAIAILLSAWELVILIGQHPRMSTAIEMFKTVTLNFMHFLFLYAFLILAFAFAFYTLFKDQSDFLDPGHSLFKTIIMLTGEFDASDIPFIAHPVLSRLVFVLFVFLIAIVLFNLLNGLAVSDTAEILGKAELVGLISRVKLVSYAEGIVVGSPVLKNRWCCHYGEFVQRMRINPLRFMSKKILFFPDFLPEAKIRVKPLRGNTVIPHGKTVYRNTCSKLTLDRHIIEQAKEIILSRGRISDYEKIINVFNQKFERLEAMLQSLNLAVKENTCNTNETD, from the exons ATGGACACAGCAGACCAAGTCATGGAGCTGCAGGTCTTTCAGAGCCAGGGTCCAGGTCCTCATAAATTGTTGCTGGAATACCTGAAGAACAGGCACTATGCAGCTTTTAAAAGCTTAGCAACCAAGAGCTTGAAGAAGAATCCTCCCAGTATTGATATGGATCACGTTTATCCGTATCCTCTGGACAAGACACTGTTGGATATTGCGTGTTCTAATGGTCTGGATGACTTTGTTGAACTGATTTTGAACCTGGGTGCAAATCCGAATAAAGAGAACGTTGTTCATCAGCGATCACCGCTTCATTTTGCCGCAGAAGCGGGACATGCTGGTGTCCTTAAGATACTACTCAGCAATCCTGCTATAAAACCAAATTTAGAAGTAGCTCGACAAACCGCTCTGCATATTGCAGTTAACAAGAGAAACGTAGAATGTGTCGAGGTTTTACTGGAGTACAATGCTAGTCCCAATATTGCAAACAGCAAGGGATTGACACCGACTCATTTGGCGGCGGCATCACGCCAAGAAGCCGTGATCGATCTTATATTTTCTAAATCGAAGTGCCCCCCAGATATAGATAGCTTCAAAGACTTTAGGCGAAGAACAACGCGCCAGATTCTGGAACAAGAGTTACCTCATATCTCACTCCCGCCTGTTATCGATAGAAAAATGGATGTCACTGATCTGAAATACTTCTTGGATTGTAACGACGAAGAGAGCTATTTACAGCATGCGGAAAACGTTGAATTGACACACGAAGAAATGATAGATCTTTTAAAAATAGCAGTTCGGCAAAATTTACCAGGGGTTGTGAAGAGTCTGGCTAAGAACGAGATCGTTGGTGACAGAGGAATCTTAGCTGAAGCGGCGGAAAACGCCGTCGTCAGAGGCCACTACAAAGTTCTCAAGGAACTGTTCGATGCAGGTGCGGAACGAAGTGGAAATCTTCTGATTAAGGGCTGTCAAGAACTCGGATCTCACGCTGTTCGCGGTTCAGATCGAATGGCCTGTCTCAGACTTATTTTGGCGAAGCCAGTAAACGTTCGAGACGTagatg AGAAAGGAAACACTGCGTTGCATTATGCAGCCCGTGCAGAATCTTCGGAGATAATAAGCGAGCTATTGAAATCTGGGAGTTACATTGGTCATCAAAACGATTTGGGAATTCCTCCAATAGCAAATATCTCCCCTGAAAGTATGTCTCGGTATTTGGATGATTGTTTACAAACGACCAAAGAACACACTGATGATTACGAGGAttacgaaattgaatttaattatcagTGCCTAGCTCCGCACGGTTTTATCAGGAATCAGGACAGCGAACATTTGCTTGAAAAAGGTCACGTCAATTACAAAAGAATCTGTATGGAAATGCAGCCATTTTTATACATAGCTAATAGCAACTCTCATCGACATCTTCTAAAGCATCCGATACTTTCGTCGTTCCTTTATCTCAAGTGGCAACGCATCAGCCCAATTTTATACGccaattttatattctatgtaattttttacctGATATTTAATGCGTACATATTATCCATGACGTTCAGCAGTGGTGATCCGGAAAAGGAAACGGAATCTACGTCATATAATGGCAACGATACTGAATCAGATATTTCGTTAGCAAAGTGGCAACAAAATGGTACTCTGTGGACCTTTACTGCGATTGCCTTAATGATTCTGATTCTCCGAGAATTGCTTCAGCTGGTTTCTTCTCCTTGGAACTATTTCTTCAGTTCTGAAAATTGGTTGGAACTTTTGTTAGTTTGTTTGGGAGTAGCTCTGCTCGGCGGACCCGAACCTTGCACCGGGGCAATAGCGATTTTACTCTCCGCCTGGGAACTAGTCATCCTTATTGGACAGCATCCTCGAATGTCGACTGCGATTGAAATGTTCAAAACAGTTACACTTAACTTTATGCATTTCCTATTTTTATACGCTTTCCTTATTCTTGCGTTTGCATTCGCTTTTTATACGCTATTCAAAGATCAAAGCGACTTCCTTGATCCGGGACATTCTCTTTTCAAAACCATTATCATGTTGACTGGAGAATTTGACGCCAGCGACATACCATTTATAGCTCATCCTGTACTAAGTCGCCTTGTGTTTgtactttttgttttcctaATAGCGATAGTACTGTTTAATCTGTTGAACGGCTTGGCCGTTAGTGATACAGCCGAAATATTGGGCAAAGCTGAACTTGTGGGATTAATTTCCAGAGTTAAACTTGTCTCCTATGCAGAAGGTATTGTCGTTGGTTCACCtgtattaaaaaatcgatGGTGTTGTCACTACGGGGAATTTGTTCAACGAATGAGGATAAATCCTCTTCGTTTTATGTCgaaaaagattttatttttccctgaCTTTCTACCAGAAGCTAAAATCAGAGTTAAGCCACTACGAGGTAACACCGTTATACCTCATGGTAAGACAGTGTACAGAAATACATGTTCAAAACTCACACTTGACCGTCATATAATTGAACAGGCAAAAGAGATTATTTTGTCAAGAGGACGTATCTcagattatgaaaaaattataaatgtatTCAATCAGAAGTTTGAAAGACTTGAAGCGATGTTGCAAAGTCTCAATCTAGCTGTAAAAGAGAATACTTGCAATACCAATGAAACAGATTAA